The following DNA comes from Anastrepha obliqua isolate idAnaObli1 chromosome 1, idAnaObli1_1.0, whole genome shotgun sequence.
TAACAGGCGCGAAATTTCAATTATCGTGTAACCATAGCAAAATATGAGTAATAAAGTGGCAAAAACAGTGCTCAAAAAactagcattaaaaaaattcttaggttaggttagccagccAGGTTggttgtctaagacaagacactcggtgatacctgcatttgatttctatCCCCTAagctgcttaaaccacttagaatTTTTTAAGAAGGTTACTAGTCCCtccattttgcaaatttcccaggtctccGGCACAGCTTGTTTGAAGTGCAGGACtctcacagaggaggtgttttaccgattttttcttcatctcTATAGCTCCAGAGATACATCCATTCTACTGcctagggtgccaatagtgcagtgacccgttataacacatgtgaggacgctggtagttgatctgttgaatacaagcagacattttgcccttgtaagattcagttttggccagaccGTTTtagagaccaccttctattgctTTCcacgattacgctcaagtcaatcgcagtgcgcagttcgtttagaggaaggCTTAGTGTattctaccactcgctgaaggtcacaCTCACCCGCTCTTCATTTCCCTACACTCCAGAGTGGAAGCGAATGAAATACTTGAACGCCTCGAAAATCGCAGATCAATAAGATGTACTGCAGATAAAATCTTCATGAAATGAATAGTTAAAGCTCTGTATATttatatcacaaaaaaatttatgaaaaattaaatgtttgtaGTGCACCTAACCTAATttcttttagttaaattttttttataaaactttacgAAAGCTAAATTTAAGTTCTTAATACTATGTTGTTAATTTTCATACAGTCATTTGTCATCTAAAATCCGCACATTCCAATAATTAGTACGGCCTCGCGACTCTTGCTGTCCAGATTACCGAGATACCACCGCACAATGTGTAAGCCAAtaaataacacatgggctgaaaagcaaCAGGCCTAACTCATAGATGACACTATTCACCGCTTTTTCATTTactactaaccttaaaaagcaGCCTTTAAAATTTcccgttttaattttacactgcttcttggtgggaaaaataccgttcaagtgaAGCAATGGATTGAAAAGTATTATGGGGACCACGCTCCAtcacaaacaacaataaaacgatgggttgctgacttcaaacctggtcgtagagacaccgatgacgCATAACGCAGTGCATCTCAAAATGTGAGGGTaacagcagcaaaaaaaaatccacaaaatcgttttgaatgatcgataAGTGCAGGttcgtgagttagctgacatcgcaAAGATATCAAAGAAAGTGTTGGctctatattgcatgagcatttgactataagAAAGCTctattcaaagtgggtgccTCGTTTGTTCGCTATTGGCCAAAAACAAGAAGTCAAAAGTCACTCGAAGCAATGgcaaaattatatgaattaaatttcGAATTGTTCCCAcattcaccgtattcgccagattttgTTCACACAGGCCTAAAAAAATACTCGCCAGTAAGAAATTGCGCTCGAattaagaggttatcgctgaagctGAGgcttattttgaggcaaaagataaatcgttcttcaaaagtgatattgaaaTGCGGGAGTGGCGCTCGAATGAtggcgttgttcttgatggaaattacgttgatgaatgaagctaatttttaacaaaaaaaaaagaagcgttttctttgttaggcccgccACTTTACAGCCCATGTTGCACATTAGAAAATctacaatacataaaaataatacaactaCTACCAATGGCACTCACTGCCTCTACTTACGTGCGTGTGCTAAGGAGAGTGCCCACAAGCGCAAATACGATGCGGTATGCGAAACAGAGCCCAATACGAATTCAATGGTGTGTATGCCTTGATGTATGGCAATTTCCGATAGCTCCTCCTCTTCGTGGTGATCACCGCCACCGCCATGTCCAGCAATGCCGCCAGCTGTACCGTTGGTCATGCCCACCTCAGCATCGCTAGTGGCACCAGTTAAGTTTTGGCGCTGATTgttgtgaatgaaatgaaattgtaaatattaacaCAATTcgtattggaaaaacaaaacgtGTTTACATATTTTCTATGAGTAAAACTAACCTCCTCCTGTTTATGTAATTAATTGGTTGGgtatattttagtgttttttgttaataattttgatttttatcgtTGTTGTTGAAATTACCAAAATTGGAGGAAaagtacaaaataataaattaatgaagTGTCATATTACTACAACTTGTACAATAAACATTTGTAATAGAGAAGATGATGCAGTGAATGCGTAGCGCAGTGAGTGATTCAAGACGATGATGATCGAGGTGATGATCGTATACACCATGGCAATTAATATTACTTTCTAATATAGCTTGTATGTATTTCTGTTTATGTGAGTACATTCCGGTATTAACTACAAATTAATTTGGCCCAATTGCGCGCTGtagtaaatttacaaaattataaaagtgcgCTTTAAcgcataatttcttaaaaatcggcgaaaaatgtatttttgaatataatgtTGCAGTTTCTTTTTGGTTCACTGTAGGTATGacattcaaaataatatttaaagacCAGTTTTTCATTGCATGCGCAATTGAGgttattttttttccaactcCTGCAAGATTGGACATATAAATTAAGTTTAACTAGTGAATGCAGTGAACTTGGAATAAAAAGCCTGGCCcttatttgtaaattatttagttaaattttaaatataagttaaatttggaactttttaatttcagaatcTCACTGTTTTACTAATCTTCAATGAGTGCGAAGAAGCGATGAATGATGATCacttaaaacatataaattatacaGCTTTCAACCTACATTTGCCTGTCGACGTTGTTGAATGATCTTTAGCGGTTTTCCGAGCAGCATTACTGGTATACAACACAAAGCAATGAAACGAAATAATTTCTGGAAGAACGACTGGCCACCAAACATGTAAGGCTGGCAGCCTGGGAGTGGAGTTTTCGGAGTGTTGCCCAACACCATGTCGATAAAGGTAATTAAAATTGAAGGAGCGCAATAAGCCGAATAAGGAgctattaaatatcaaaaagaaaaatgttttaataaatattttcacttatatCTAAAAAAacgttaacaatttttttctaaacttcgTTTTCcattaaaatgttaaatataaagTTCAGCTCACCGAAGAAAAATCAGCGCAGAGCgatttcataacaaaaatataagcaaGTACTTACGAGCATTGGACGCAGCGTATCTATTCCATTTGATAAACATCAAAAGTGCCAAATAGAAAAACATCATAATCAAGAAGACCAATTGTGGTATGAATTCGTAGAGCAAAGCATTTCGGTTCTTGAAGTAGGTGTGGTTGTGCAAACTCAATGAGACGCCGAAAATCATATGAACTACACCAAGTATAATTGAGATCTTCATTTTGTACGAATTCTGAAAGATAATCTTATTGGCTGTAGCCACCTGCCAAACGGGATCCATGCCGATCGGATAGGGGTCTCCTTCATAGTCAATAGTACTTGGATTCAATTGTAAATGCTTATTGTTTAACACCGTTGTCTTATTATAGTTGACATGCCAATGAGAGCCAAATATATTCAAACTTTTCGAGAATACATCATTGTAAATTAGACCAGTGTACATAGAGAATACACCCATTAGGAATATTATGTAACGCCCTCCAAAAAAGATGTTCCAAATTTCATTTGTAGTCTTCTGTGCTGCCAAACCTTTCTCCTTGCGTATCATCCATAAACCAAATAGTGCCATAATGGAACCGTGTCCGAGATCACCAAACATCACAGCAAACAGAAAGGGAAATGTTATTATCGTATACGGTGCTGGATTCATTTCACGATATGAAGCGACTCCATATGCATCAATTAGTGCTTGAAAAGCTTTGGTAAATTTGTTGGTGCGATTGTAGGTCGGTGGATTTTCAAATGTTTGCATACGATTTAAAATTGGCGGCACTGAAGAACCCGAGCGTTCGGTGCCGCGTCGCAATGCCAATTGTATAGTCTCGATGTCCAGCACCGGTACCCAGCATTCGGCGATTAGACACTTTTGTGTCACATCCAAATTGAAGAGATTCAATGTATGATAAATAGCCTTTATTTTGCGCACTTTGACAAACCAGTTCTTCAAGTTCTTGGCGGCAGCGACTAGGACGCGATGACGATGATCTTGCGTCTGACCGAGCACGGTATTCAAATCTTCAATGCGTGTCATAACACCCATTGCCATTTCACGCCGATCGGCTGGTGCCTCTGGGCATGGATATAGGGTTGCACGGAAGCcctcacaaatttttttgacacgtGTCTTCAATTGATCACCTTGGAAGAAGATGATAAATACAGATTTGTACACTTGGTCCCCCTGTAAATtggaaaaaagagcaaaaagtagAGATGATTATTTGGATATCAAAAATGCATTAcactcaaaaaaacaaaaaaaaaaaaacataaatgatgattattttttcgatattaaTGGGGATATGCACTGTAACTTTAGCGgcctccgtagccgaatgagttatTGCATGACTACTTTTCGGGTGTGCGTAAGTTCAAATaattgaagttttttctaatagcgctcgcccctcggcaggcaatggcaaacctccgagtgtatttctgccaggaaatagctcctcataaaaaccatttgctactcggagtcgacttaaaactgtgggtCTCTTCATTTGCGGAATAACAGAcgggcaccacaaataggaggaggagctcggccgaacacctaatagaagagtacgcgccaattttttttatacaattttttttaaaacactttaACTGGCTTGTTTGGCACGAACTATTAGTCAACATTACCAGCTAAAAGTAATTCTCTTTCACGGAGAGTAAGAAAAAAGGACTCGAATTGAGGAAGCCAATATGTTGACTTATTCGGTATGAGTCTGACGAGAGGTTTCTAGCCAAGTACAATATCCCACTGTTAGGCCATCCGCCTTATTCGCCGGATCTTGCACTGTGAGACTTCTGCATGCTTCCTAAGGTGAAATCTGATTTAAAGGCATcaagatttgaaagaaaaagcaaCTCGCGCCCAGAAACATTTGACAGAAGAAGTCTTCCGTGGAACATTGTACGAAAAGGAAggtgtatattatttatatttcatataaatttcttCACTAGTTTGTGAAGAtgctttaattatttaataaagaaacttTACTCAGCGAAGCGCGAAATAAACCGAATATTGCCTGTGgaagcgaaattaaaaatataaaacggaCTCGTCCGATTAACAATTCaaaagtataatatataataaaaaatttcacttttcgtATATATTGGGTGTTTGTTTTTTAGCTGatctatggtttgacagctgagaacggCAAACTGTGTAGATATTTCTGTTCAATGAAGTTGGGCAAGTcctcatgaatcgtttaacactagaaaaacgcttccaaattgtgaaaatttactttgaaaaaaaaaaaaataaaaataaaataataataataataataacgttATGCGAATTCCATacagcactggcggcat
Coding sequences within:
- the LOC129236073 gene encoding V-type proton ATPase 116 kDa subunit a 1 isoform X1; this translates as MGSLFRSEEMTLCQLFLQSEAAYACVSELGELGLVQFRDLNPDVNVFQRKFVNEVRRCDEMERKLRYLEKEIKKDGIPMLDTGESPEAPQPREMIDLEATFEKLENELREVNQNAEALKRNFLELTELKHILRKTQVFFDETVSTVSYNTSSYTTTFKSRWRYGRQMADNQNEDEQAQLLGEEGVRASQPGQNLKLGFVAGVILRERLAAFERMLWRACRGNVFLRQAMIESPLEDPSNGDQVYKSVFIIFFQGDQLKTRVKKICEGFRATLYPCPEAPADRREMAMGVMTRIEDLNTVLGQTQDHRHRVLVAAAKNLKNWFVKVRKIKAIYHTLNLFNLDVTQKCLIAECWVPVLDIETIQLALRRGTERSGSSVPPILNRMQTFENPPTYNRTNKFTKAFQALIDAYGVASYREMNPAPYTIITFPFLFAVMFGDLGHGSIMALFGLWMIRKEKGLAAQKTTNEIWNIFFGGRYIIFLMGVFSMYTGLIYNDVFSKSLNIFGSHWHVNYNKTTVLNNKHLQLNPSTIDYEGDPYPIGMDPVWQVATANKIIFQNSYKMKISIILGVVHMIFGVSLSLHNHTYFKNRNALLYEFIPQLVFLIMMFFYLALLMFIKWNRYAASNAPPYSAYCAPSILITFIDMVLGNTPKTPLPGCQPYMFGGQSFFQKLFRFIALCCIPVMLLGKPLKIIQQRRQANRQNLTGATSDAEVGMTNGTAGGIAGHGGGGDHHEEEELSEIAIHQGIHTIEFVLGSVSHTASYLRLWALSLAHAQLAEVLWNMVLSIGLKQEGWTGGIMLTIVFAFWAILTVGILVLMEGLSAFLHTLRLHWVEFQSKFYKGLGYAFQPFAFDQIIENGGAASIEGAE
- the LOC129236073 gene encoding V-type proton ATPase 116 kDa subunit a 1 isoform X3, producing the protein MGSLFRSEEMTLCQLFLQSEAAYACVSELGELGLVQFRDLNPDVNVFQRKFVNEVRRCDEMERKLRYLEKEIKKDGIPMLDTGESPEAPQPREMIDLEATFEKLENELREVNQNAEALKRNFLELTELKHILRKTQVFFDEQEGGLNTTTESMTRALITDEVRTGHSMGPVQLGFVAGVILRERLAAFERMLWRACRGNVFLRQAMIESPLEDPSNGDQVYKSVFIIFFQGDQLKTRVKKICEGFRATLYPCPEAPADRREMAMGVMTRIEDLNTVLGQTQDHRHRVLVAAAKNLKNWFVKVRKIKAIYHTLNLFNLDVTQKCLIAECWVPVLDIETIQLALRRGTERSGSSVPPILNRMQTFENPPTYNRTNKFTKAFQALIDAYGVASYREMNPAPYTIITFPFLFAVMFGDLGHGSIMALFGLWMIRKEKGLAAQKTTNEIWNIFFGGRYIIFLMGVFSMYTGLIYNDVFSKSLNIFGSHWHVNYNKTTVLNNKHLQLNPSTIDYEGDPYPIGMDPVWQVATANKIIFQNSYKMKISIILGVVHMIFGVSLSLHNHTYFKNRNALLYEFIPQLVFLIMMFFYLALLMFIKWNRYAASNAPPYSAYCAPSILITFIDMVLGNTPKTPLPGCQPYMFGGQSFFQKLFRFIALCCIPVMLLGKPLKIIQQRRQANRQNLTGATSDAEVGMTNGTAGGIAGHGGGGDHHEEEELSEIAIHQGIHTIEFVLGSVSHTASYLRLWALSLAHAQLAEVLWNMVLSIGLKQEGWTGGIMLTIVFAFWAILTVGILVLMEGLSAFLHTLRLHWVEFQSKFYKGLGYAFQPFAFDQIIENGGAASIEGAE
- the LOC129236073 gene encoding V-type proton ATPase 116 kDa subunit a 1 isoform X2, whose translation is MGSLFRSEEMTLCQLFLQSEAAYACVSELGELGLVQFRDLNPDVNVFQRKFVNEVRRCDEMERKLRYLEKEIKKDGIPMLDTGESPEAPQPREMIDLEATFEKLENELREVNQNAEALKRNFLELTELKHILRKTQVFFDEQEGGLNTTTESMTRALITDEVRTGHSMGPVQLGYLDKINEREDYLPCFVAGVILRERLAAFERMLWRACRGNVFLRQAMIESPLEDPSNGDQVYKSVFIIFFQGDQLKTRVKKICEGFRATLYPCPEAPADRREMAMGVMTRIEDLNTVLGQTQDHRHRVLVAAAKNLKNWFVKVRKIKAIYHTLNLFNLDVTQKCLIAECWVPVLDIETIQLALRRGTERSGSSVPPILNRMQTFENPPTYNRTNKFTKAFQALIDAYGVASYREMNPAPYTIITFPFLFAVMFGDLGHGSIMALFGLWMIRKEKGLAAQKTTNEIWNIFFGGRYIIFLMGVFSMYTGLIYNDVFSKSLNIFGSHWHVNYNKTTVLNNKHLQLNPSTIDYEGDPYPIGMDPVWQVATANKIIFQNSYKMKISIILGVVHMIFGVSLSLHNHTYFKNRNALLYEFIPQLVFLIMMFFYLALLMFIKWNRYAASNAPPYSAYCAPSILITFIDMVLGNTPKTPLPGCQPYMFGGQSFFQKLFRFIALCCIPVMLLGKPLKIIQQRRQANRQNLTGATSDAEVGMTNGTAGGIAGHGGGGDHHEEEELSEIAIHQGIHTIEFVLGSVSHTASYLRLWALSLAHAQLAEVLWNMVLSIGLKQEGWTGGIMLTIVFAFWAILTVGILVLMEGLSAFLHTLRLHWVEFQSKFYKGLGYAFQPFAFDQIIENGGAASIEGAE
- the LOC129236073 gene encoding V-type proton ATPase 116 kDa subunit a 1 isoform X4, giving the protein MGSLFRSEEMTLCQLFLQSEAAYACVSELGELGLVQFRDLNPDVNVFQRKFVNEVRRCDEMERKLRYLEKEIKKDGIPMLDTGESPEAPQPREMIDLEATFEKLENELREVNQNAEALKRNFLELTELKHILRKTQVFFDEMADNQNEDEQAQLLGEEGVRASQPGQNLKLGFVAGVILRERLAAFERMLWRACRGNVFLRQAMIESPLEDPSNGDQVYKSVFIIFFQGDQLKTRVKKICEGFRATLYPCPEAPADRREMAMGVMTRIEDLNTVLGQTQDHRHRVLVAAAKNLKNWFVKVRKIKAIYHTLNLFNLDVTQKCLIAECWVPVLDIETIQLALRRGTERSGSSVPPILNRMQTFENPPTYNRTNKFTKAFQALIDAYGVASYREMNPAPYTIITFPFLFAVMFGDLGHGSIMALFGLWMIRKEKGLAAQKTTNEIWNIFFGGRYIIFLMGVFSMYTGLIYNDVFSKSLNIFGSHWHVNYNKTTVLNNKHLQLNPSTIDYEGDPYPIGMDPVWQVATANKIIFQNSYKMKISIILGVVHMIFGVSLSLHNHTYFKNRNALLYEFIPQLVFLIMMFFYLALLMFIKWNRYAASNAPPYSAYCAPSILITFIDMVLGNTPKTPLPGCQPYMFGGQSFFQKLFRFIALCCIPVMLLGKPLKIIQQRRQANRQNLTGATSDAEVGMTNGTAGGIAGHGGGGDHHEEEELSEIAIHQGIHTIEFVLGSVSHTASYLRLWALSLAHAQLAEVLWNMVLSIGLKQEGWTGGIMLTIVFAFWAILTVGILVLMEGLSAFLHTLRLHWVEFQSKFYKGLGYAFQPFAFDQIIENGGAASIEGAE